The sequence TCTGGCTCTGGATAAGAAACGCGGACTTGAGATATTTGATGCCGAGTGGAAAAGCATTTGTGATGAATTCGAAAAAAATGGCGCCGGAAATCTGTATGCGGTGCTTAAAAAGAGCGCCGGCCGTCTTGCCGGTGTCCCTCTCAAATATCCATTAAGCCAGGCAAAGAAAGTTGCCATGATGGGTGAAATATTTGTGCGGAGAGATTATTTCGCCTGCAGAGATCTTATCGACCGATTAGAAAAACGTGAGATTATCGTGAAACGGGCCCATATTTTCGAATGGCTCCGTTATATCGATTATATGGTGAAATATAATGTTTATGATCCGGAATTTGACTTAAAAAGCAATATCGAATTTTATGCAAAGCGTTTTCTGCAAAGAGGTTACGAAAAGAAGATAAAAAAGATTCTCGCCAAATCTATGCTCTATGAGTACGAGCCTGTGGAGATGAAAAAGATTCTGAAATACGGAGAACAGTTTTTTGACCTTCGTTTTACCGGCGAATCGATTATTGTTGCCGGCGCCTTTTTCAAAGATATGCTCCATACGGTTCAGGGAACGGTTTCAGTGGGGCCCTTTGCCTGTATGCCGACACGGGTGATTGAATCGATTTTATCCGCAGAATCGACTTTGGTAACCAAGCAACGGCTCGATAACGCCATGGGAAACGGCCATCATTCAAAAACCTACCACTCTGTTATGGAACTTCCGTTCCTCTCGGTTGAATCCGACGGCAATCCTTTTCCACAAATAGTCGAGGCCCGTATCGAGGCGTTCAGTTTGCAGGTGGAGCGCATGCATGCAAAACTGGGAATGGTGACTGAGACTGCTGCAAGGTAATTGGCGGGGGCTCTATTGCAGCCGGTAGCGGATCGCCTGTTGTATCACACTTATTGACCTTTTTCCAGGCGAGTGATAAGAAATTCGGGCATTTTAATTTTTTTCATTTTGTCCTGGCAGCGCTTGATATCGTATTCAACCCGCCGGAAAGTGAAAAAGCCCTCTTCGGTATCGAGAATACCATAACAGGACCGGGGATCATGGTCGCGGGGTTGCCCGATACTTCCAATGTTGATTAAAAGGCGGGCATTTGGAATTTCCTGAAGATTAATGCTTGTATCCTGATGGACATACAGCTCATTCCGGTTATTGACCACAATGATCAGCGGTATATGGGTATGACCGATAAAACAGAAGTCGGTGTCGAAAAAACGAAAATTATACGCGGCTTCTTCGAGTGACGTAATGTAGTGCCACATGTTCGGTTCATAAGGAGTGGAATGAACAAAGGATTGGGAATACCTGACTTTCTTCAATGGAAGGACATGGAGAAAGGATTTCGATTCGTTGGAAAGATTTTCGGATGTCCATTCGATTGCCAGTCTGGCATGAACATTGAAATTTACTGTTGAAAGCATGCAGATCCCCGCAGCATCGTGATTGCCAAGTAAGGTGAGGGGACAACAAGCTTTTATCAATTCGATACACCGGTTGGGGTCTGCGGCATAGCCGACTATATCGCCCAGACAGATCGTTTCGTCGATATTCTGGTACTCGATATCCTCAAAAACAGCTTCGAGGGCTTCCAGATTTGCGTGGATGTCTGATATTATTGCAAGGCGCATTAATTATTCGTTTTCCATGAATCGAAAGGTACTGGAACCAATTTCAATTCGATCTTTATGCTGAAGAAGATGGTTTTTTACTTTTTTGCCGTTGATTTTTGTTTTTCCAAGCAATTTTTTATTCGTCAACCAGACCCCGTCATCCTTTTTTTCAATCTCAACAATGGCTTCTTCGATAAACAGACCGTCGACAAAAATATCATCATTTTCAGAATTGCCCAATGTAAAATGTTCTTTATCGATACGATATACAACATGCTTGTTGGTTTCGATAAGTACCGGACAATTTGGTACAGGCCCTGTCTCGACTGGATCCTGTTCGAGCACTTCCTGTTTTTCGTCGCTCTTTCCTGCAACCTGTTCCCCGGAGGGCAGGGGAGACTCTCTCTGTATGGTATGCGGGGAAGCTTGTCTCGAAGCTGATTCCATTGTCGGTTCAAGGGCAAAATCGGTTTCTTCCCTGCTATCGGCAGAAGAATTGTCATTTGCAACAGGCACCATATTTTTAAAAATAATTGTATATTTTCCTATTGTTATTTTATCACCAACTCCAAGGGCGCCTTTGTTGATTTTTCTGTTATTTACAAAGGTGCCGTTCAGAGAATTGAGATCGATAATCTGGTAACCGCCTGATGGATCTTTTTCGATACGGGCGTGCCGTCGGGAAACACCCATATTTACGATAGATATCGTATTTTCGGGCAAACGGCCGATGGTAATGACCGGTTCCTGAATATCGTATGTTTTCAGATGTTGATCATCGAATAAGAGAACAAACTCTGCCATTGCTTTTATTTACGCCTCATATCATAATTAGTACAGAAGGCAAAATATAAAATTAATATAAGTAATTTCAATAGTATGATGGATTTTATAGATTATTATAAATAATTAACTAACATGAATATTTGTCGATATATATACTGAATAATTATATCTATAAAGTGTATTTAAGTTCAATACTTAGTGGAAAATATCATTCAATTCAATGAATTATTTCTTTTATGGATGTCGGCGATTAATATTTTCTTTAAGAATTTATTGGAACCTTATTGTCGTATATGATATTTTTCCTAAAGAGTTATAATAGTAATGTTATGAGAAAAATATACTTTCCCATCACCCCCTGTTTCTCGCCGATCATGCATGCCGTGTTTATTGCTGCCGTTATTTTCTTTTCGACAGGAACATGTTTTGCCCAGGATGATCTTATTTCGCAGAAAAAAAAGCTGACATCGCGCCTTGATTCGATCCAGTTGGAGAAACAGAAGCGAAAGAGAGACGGCGCCGATATCAATAAGCTCGAGAAAGAGAGTGCTCGACTAAGAGATTCTATCGATGCCTTGAAAAAACGTCTCTTTTCCCTGGATCCATCAGTATACGAGCAACGAGCCGAAGAACTGGGTAAAGCCGAAGGGCCCGAAAACATACTCAAGAGCCTGATGCCCCGGGATCTGTTTGACTGGATAATTATAATAATCGGTGGAGTAGCTATCCTTTGTGCCGTGATCCTTATTGCAGGCCTTTTTAAAAACTCAGGTTCCCGGAAAAAAAGAGCTAAAGAAAAGAAAGGGCAATTTCAAAAAGCAGTACCCTCACCACCTCCTCCGGAGCATCCAAAACCGGCTCCCCAGCGTTCACAGGGCTTTCCGCCACCACCCGAACAGGTGCCGAAACAAAAAGTCCGTCCTCATACCGATACCGACGATGCCCGAATCAATGCTTTGCGCCAGAGGATTAATAGCGAAATATCACAAATCAAGAAATTTGACAATCAGATTCCGCCTGGTATCGAGACCCGGCAGATAAATGACCCGGAACCTGCCCCCAAAAAGGTTCCAAATCTAAAAAAGGCTCAACCGCAACCGTCTGAGTCGCATCCGGATTCCGGCAATCTGAAAAGTCTGGTTGTCACTGATGCCGCCAAAGGCCTGGGGGTACAGGAGATATCACGGAAACACCATATCAGCATCGATCAGGTTTCACTCATTCTCCGAATGGCAAAAAAAGACTACGGAAGCAGTTAACTCAGGACGAGCAGGCATACTAACAATGATTCTATAAACGCGTAGTGTAATGATCCCAAATGCATCCCATATTGCCGCTACCATACTCTCTGCAATCCCCCCACGACTCGTTTCTGAGCGCGGTCGAGTGCTGCAAAAAATTGACGATTCAACTTTCCTGATAAAAACTTCATCCAGTAGTGTTACCATAAAAGTGAACAATGGCTCTCTGGATGCAGGAGAAGATGTACAGCTTACCCGTTTCGGTGATGAGATTTTAATTGAACGAAAAGAATCCGGCGATTCTTTTCACCGCCCAGGAAATAATCAGTCGGCGGATTCGCTCAAGCTCGATACAGATCCCGCTACCGCAAAACTGAGGGCACAAATCGACACATTGTCCGAACAGGTACAGGGAAAAGCAAGCAGTGCCACGTATAAAGAA is a genomic window of Chitinivibrionales bacterium containing:
- a CDS encoding FHA domain-containing protein — protein: MAEFVLLFDDQHLKTYDIQEPVITIGRLPENTISIVNMGVSRRHARIEKDPSGGYQIIDLNSLNGTFVNNRKINKGALGVGDKITIGKYTIIFKNMVPVANDNSSADSREETDFALEPTMESASRQASPHTIQRESPLPSGEQVAGKSDEKQEVLEQDPVETGPVPNCPVLIETNKHVVYRIDKEHFTLGNSENDDIFVDGLFIEEAIVEIEKKDDGVWLTNKKLLGKTKINGKKVKNHLLQHKDRIEIGSSTFRFMENE
- a CDS encoding metallophosphoesterase produces the protein MRLAIISDIHANLEALEAVFEDIEYQNIDETICLGDIVGYAADPNRCIELIKACCPLTLLGNHDAAGICMLSTVNFNVHARLAIEWTSENLSNESKSFLHVLPLKKVRYSQSFVHSTPYEPNMWHYITSLEEAAYNFRFFDTDFCFIGHTHIPLIIVVNNRNELYVHQDTSINLQEIPNARLLINIGSIGQPRDHDPRSCYGILDTEEGFFTFRRVEYDIKRCQDKMKKIKMPEFLITRLEKGQ